A region of the Pseudomonas asiatica genome:
CGAAGCCCTCGGCGGCATCCGGCGCCAGCACCAACGCCAGCAGGTCGAGCAAGGTACTCTTGCCGCAGCCGCTGGGGCCGACCAGGGCGACCCGTGCCCCTGCCGCCAGCTGCAGCCGGTCGATCTGCAGGCTGTAGCGCTGGGCACCCTGGCCGCGCGTCTTGTGCACCGCGTGCAGGCTGATCATCACGGCAGCGTCGACAGCGGTACACGGTACAGGGCATCGCCCGGCTCGGCCTTGCCGAAGCGCACCCAGTTGGCCATGTCGTTGTGGAAGGTTTCGTACAGGCGGATCTTCGAGTCCAGCTCGTCGATGAAATCCTCCTGTTCGGCCACCGACAGCGACAGCCACAGGTCCTCGGTCATGCTCAGGGACTTGCTGCGGTACGGCAGGCCTTCGAGGTATTCCCCCAGTACCCCGCCCTGGGCCAGGTTTGCGCCCTTGCGCAGGGCACCCGGATCGCGGCTCATGTAGGCGCTCGCGCTGGCGATCTCGTTGAAGAAATCACCCGGCGAACTGCGGGTCTTGCGCGCGGCATCGACGATCAGCTTCAGCGACTGCTGCAGGTCATTGAGTTGCAGCTTGGTCAGCATCACGCACACCTGCAGGCTCGGCAACGCCGGGTTGGCCAGGTCATGGTCGGCGGCCCAGGCGCTGACCAGTTGCGGCGCCTGGCTGGCGCCGTTACGGCCGAGGAAGTCCATGTGCATGGCATAACCGATCGCCTGGGACTTCGCCGCCAGGCTCGCGCCCGAGCCCAACTGTGGCAACGGCTGTGGCTGCTGTTCACGCACCTGGTGCACCAGTTCGGCGAACGTCGAGCCGATCTCGCGCACGCGCTCGCCAAAGGCGCCCACATCGCCGCCCGGCACAGCCACGTACAAGTCACCGATCTGCGGGTTGCTGTCGGCGGTAAGCACGCGGTACTGGCTTTCGGCAGCGCCATGGTTTTTCGCACCGGCCGGGGTGCGCAGGTGCAGGGCGTATATCCTGATCTGCTTGCTCAACGCAGCCTGGCGAACCTCGGCCTCGTTCATCTGTGTGCTGCTGTAGGGGTCGTTCTTGCGCAGGGCACCGGCATCGCTGACCAGCAGGACGATACGCCCGCCATAGCCCGACCAGTCCATGCCCTCCACGGCCTGCATCACGCCGGCAAAGGCATCTTCGTTGAACGAATGGCTGGAGACGCTGGTGGCCTTGACCTGCGCGGCAGCCTTGAGGAAGCGCGCCGGGTCGCGGCCCTCCTCCAGGCTGACCAGGGTCTTGCTCAGGTAGTCCAGGCCCGGGGTGCGCTTGACGCTGTTGCGAAAGCCCACCAGGCCGAAGCTGACATTGCCCAGCTCGCCCCGTGCAGCCAGTTGCGCCTGCAGTTCGCTGACCACCTGGCGCACGCGGTCGATGTAGGGTTGCATCGACACCGACGTGTCGACCACCAGGACGATGCCGGTACGGAAGCGGTTGTCCGTTGCCACGGCCGCACCGGCAGCCGTGGCCGCCTGGCTGCGAACGCTGCTGCCGGGGTCGATGGAGGCGACATTGAGCAACTGCACCGGCTGGCCGTCGGCGCCGAAGCTTTCGCGGTAGTCGAAGATCGGCATCAGGTAGAACTGGTTCTGCGGCACCGCGCTGGCGGCGGGCTCCAGGGCCAGCACCTGGGGCACCTGGTCGGGCTCGTTCTGCGCCTTGAGCAGGTCGGCGCGGGCCTTGCCGGTGTCGTCGAGCAGTTGCTGCAGGTCATCGGCCTGGCGCATGAACATCACCGGTGAACGGCCGGAACGCTCGGTAAACTTCAGCACCAGGCTTTGCTTCCAGTCGCTGGTTTGCGCCGCAGGCAACCAGCCGTCGCGCTGGCCGCTGCTGGAGGCGCCAACTTCCAGCCAGGGCTGGCCGTCGATGTCCTTGCGCTGGTACACGTACAGCACCGAGAACGCCGGCAGCGGTTCACCCGCGCTGTCACCGGGCCGTGCGCGCAGTTGCGCTTCGGGCTTGCTCAGCACGCGTTGGAACAGGGTTTTCTTGCCCGGCATCAACAAAGGCCGGCCGTCTTCGCTGGCCGCTGGCGGTGGAGCGGTTGTCGTCAACGGTTCGCTCGCGGTTTGCGCCACGGGTGGCTGCACATCCGGTTGGTCGCTGCCACTGCGCAACCAGAACAAGGTCGCGCCCAGGCCAAGCGCCGCGGCTATGGCCACGGCCAGCATGGCCTTGGCCGGCATGGCCGAGGCTGGTTTCGGCGGCGCAACGGGCCTGGGCCGGGACGGCTCCTTTGCAGGCGTGGGTGAGGCGACCGGCTCGGCCGTGGCCTGCGGAATATCGATGGACACCGGCGTCAAGCCGCCAAGGTCTGCCTTGCCCGGCATCGCGACCGGCAACGGCCGGATCACTGTGCTGTCCTGGTCATCGGCAGGCAAGCGGTCGAGTGCGGCCAGCAACGCGTCGGCATCGGCGAAGCGTTGATCGGGGTCCTTGGCCAGCAGCCCGCGCAGGATGTCCTGGTAGCGCCCGTGCTCGATGGGCAGCTCCGGTAGTGGCTCGGTCAGGTGGGCCAGTGCGGTCGACAACGCATCGGTGCCACGGTAGGGCAGCTCGCCGACAAGGATCTCGTACAGCACCACCCCAAGCGCATACAGGTCGGCGCGGCCGTCGATGTCCATGCCCCGCGCCTGCTCCGGGCTCATGTAGCTCGGGGTGCCGACGGCGAAGCCAGCCTGGGTGAACTGGGTGCGGTCATCCAGCGACTTGGCGATGCCAAAGTCCGAGAGCACCGCCGTGCCGTCGGCGCGGAACAGGATGTTGGCCGGTTTCACGTCGCGGTGCACCAACCCCTGGCCGTGGGCATAACCCAGCGCCTGGGCGATCTGCCGCACGTACAGCAAGCCCTGCTCGGGTGCAAGCCCGGCGGCGATGCGCTCCTTGAGGGTGCCGCTGGGCAGGTACTCCATGGCCATGTAGTACAGCTCGCCGACGTTGCCGATGTCATGGATGGTGGCGATGTGCGGGTGCGCCAGCCGCGCCAGGGTGCGCCCTTCGCGCAGGAAGCGCTCGCAGAAGGTAGGGTCGGCGGCAAGGCTCGCGGCCATCACCTTCAGCGCCACCTTGCGCTGCAGCGAGCGCTGGGTGGCCAGGTAGACGCTGGCCATGGCGCCCTGGCCAATCTCGCTGTCGATGTCGAATCCGGGAATCTGCATGTTCGGGGTGCTCTTCATTTCGCCTTCACCACCACGGCGGTGATGTTGTCAGGGGCGCCACGGGTCAGCCCCAGGTGTACCAGGCTGCGGACCACCTGATAGGGGTCGGCGTGGCCGAGCACGTCGGCGATCTCGTGGTCTTCGGCGGTCTTGTTCAAGCCGTCGCTGCACAGCAGGTAGGTGTCGCCCGGCAGTACCTGCACATCCACCGCCTGGAGTTCGAGCTGGTCCTCGACGCCGATGGCGCGGGTGACGATGTTGCCGCGCGGGTGCACGCGGGCTTCGGCCTCGTTGAGCAGGCCGCTGTCCTGCAGTTCCTGGACATAGCTGTGGTCATGCGACAGGCGCTCGATGCGACCATCGCGCAGCCGATACAGGCGGCTGTCACCAGCCCACAGGCCTACCGCCCGGTCGCCGCGTGCGGCCAGGATCACCACCGTGCTGCCCATCATCGCCACGCCCCGGCGCAAGGTCTCCTCGCGTACGGCGCTGTTGACCTGGGCCAAGGTGTCGCGCAGGGCCTGGGTGAAATCCTCCAACCCATCGATGAGCGGCAACTGGCGCAGGCTGTCCACGGCCAGGCTGCTCACATAGTCGCCGGCGGCATGCCCACCCATGCCGTCGGCAACGGCCCACAGGCCATCCCAGGTCAGCTCCAGGCAGGCGTCTTCGTTGATCTTGCGGACCATGCCTACATGGCTGTAGCTGGCCGCGCTGTAGTGCACGCGGCTCATGCTGGTCTCGCCTCGCTGCCCAGCAGGAACGCGGCGAACTGCTCGCTGCGCGGCAGGCCCTGGCTACGCAGCAGGCCAGGTGCGATCCGCTCGCTGCCCAGGCCCCACCACAGGCTCATGCCTTCGCAGGCACATTCGGCCAGGGCCAACGCCCTGCCCTGCGGCGTGCTGCCGTCCAGCCGCTGCAACCCGCCCACGGCCACACGTGGCCCCTGCAGCAGCGGCCGGGGTTGGTCGAAAGGCTGCAAGGCTGCCTCGAAATGCTCGAAAGCCGCATCCGCTTCAAGCGTGCCCAGCAAAGCCGCCTCGACACCTTCGAACCACTCATCGGCCCCACCAACGATGCTTGCGATCGCCACCCCGGGCTCCAGCACCTGCGCCACGCTCAGCGGAAAATACCGCCCCACCCGGTCGATGCTCGGCATCAGCACGCCGACCACCGCGTCCGGGCCACACACCCCAGGCGCCAGGGCAAAGCGCCACAACGGGCTGACCAGGTAGGCCTGCAGCCAGGCCTCGCCAAGCGCCTGCTGGCTGGCCTGGATACCGGCGGCCAGCCACTGGTCCCAGGGCTGAATGAAGGTCTGCGGCAAGCCACGGCTGACGAAGTCGCCGCGGCAGGCCAGTTTTCCGTAGAAACCCACGTCGTTCACAGATGCTCCGGCAGGCTGAAACCGCTGACCACTCGGCTGCGGAACGGGTTGAAGGCGCTGCTGGCACGCAGCTCGTACGACACGCTGGCGCCATCCACGCGCAAACGCAGGTTGAAACGTTCCGGCGAGCTGCCAGCCACCAGGTCGGCCTGGTCGAGCAGGCGGAACCACGCCCATGGGCCTTCCACGGTCAGCCCCGAACGGCCGCTGGCCGATGGCGGCGCGATCGACAGGCGAACCACGCCGATGCTGTTCGGGTTGGGCCACTGCAACGCCACCGGGCGGCTCGGGCCGTGGTCGTAGCTGACTTGCTGGCCGTCGAGATCGAGCAGGAACTGGGTGATGCTCGCGTCCATCGCCACCGGCTTGAGCTCGAAACGCACGCTTGGCTGCAGGCCGTTACCGCTGCGGAAGAACGCATCGCGGATGGTCGCCGCGCGCTGGAAGGTGTACAGCACGTTGCCGCTGATCCCGAGCTTCTGCGCAGCGCCCGGCTGCCAGCTCCAGGGCGTGCTGGAAGTATTGACGTAGGGCTGCAGGTACTTGCGGAAGTAGTTGTCCATTACCCCACCGACCCCGAAGAACTGGCCGAAGTCTTCCAGGGTGGCGTCGCGCGAGCTGCCGGCCACCAGCGGGTAGCGGCCGCTGAGCGACTGGCGGTAGACATTCAGCACTTCGCTGGCCCAGGCGGCATTGAGCTGGTTGCGCACCCCGCCCATGACGATGCCATGGGTCGAGCCGAGTACCGAACTGACCAGGTTCTGCACCACCCTGGGCTGGCGCGCCGCGCCCAGGGCTACCCGTTGCGCCGCAGCCTGGGCCTGGTTCTTGGCCTCGCCGAGCAAGGCGTCGCCGCTGGCACCGACCATGGCGCTGACCTGCACGTACAGCGCATTGAGGTCGGTGAGCAAGCCGTCGATGGCGGCGGGCTGGCCTTCACCGCTGCCGACCAGCGTGGCCAGCTCGGCGAAATGCGCGGTCACCGGGTCCTGCGTGCGGGCCGCGGGGCTGTCGACGGGCAGCGGCGCGTCGCCGAGCAGCCCGCCAAGGCGCTGGCGCAGCTGGTCGACACCGGCCTGCTCGGCCTTGTCCTGGACCTTGTCGAGCGTGGTCGGCTGCGCCAGGTTGGTTTCACGGGCCACCGCCTGCAGCAGCTGCTTCATCGGCGAGGTCGGCCCGGACAGCACCCGCAGCACGTCGGCGGCTTGGCCAACGCTGGTGACAGGCACGACGTCCAGGTCGTCGAGCAGGGCATCCCAGTGGCGGATGTAATCCTGGTAGTAGAGTTGCTGCACATCGTCGGCCAGGCGTTTGGCATCGCCCGCTTCGCTCGGCGCGCGGCCCAGTACCCAGCGTTCCTCGGCCAGCGTGGTGCTCTGCGCCAGGCTGGCGGCTAGAAATGCCTGGCGGTAGCCCTGCACGGTGAACAGCCCCGGCAGCGGCTCGCTCAGCGGCTTGCCGCTCTTGAAGCGAAACACCAGGGCGGCATCACGCCCGGCAGCGTCGCTGACGCGGAAGTCTTCGACCCCACGTGGCAGCTTCTGGCGCTTGACCCGGTCGTAAACACGCTGGGCCACCGGCAACTGCTGCAGCTGGCGACGGGTGTCGTCGATCAGGCGCTGGTCCAGGCGTGCGTTCGGCGGACGTTTCTCGAACAGCGCCGCCAGGTGCTGCCCCAGGGCTTGGCGCAGGTCGGGCGCAAGGTCGCGGGGTAACTGGCGCTCCCAGTCGAGGGTGATCCAGGCCTTGATGAAGTCTGGGTCGTAGTGCTCGGCATCGGCCAGCATCAGGTAGGCCTTGAGCCCTTCGTAGAGGTAATCGGATGGCCCCCCGGCATACAGCTGTTCCTCGATGCGGGTGACCAGGCGCGGGGCGAAAATGGCGATCAGCAGCTTGCGGTACAGGCTCTGCGATTCGCTTTCGAGCATGTCGCCCTGGTACAGGCCCAAGCCCTCGGCCCAGTTGGGAGGGTCGTCCGCCAGGTGGCGGACGGCGTTGAGCAGCGGCAGCACGTCGACCACGTTGCGCTGCGCAGGGCTCAGGCCTTGCACGCTTTTGCCCAGTGGCTGAAGGCGGCTGTCGACTTCGGCGATGTATTGCTGGTTGGCCCGATAACTGAGGGCCCACAAGGTTCCGACCAGCAGCACCAGCGCCACGCTCACGGCCAGCGCACCACGGGCGATCCACCGGCGCCGCCGCTCCACCTTGGGGTTGCTGCCGACCAGGCCGCGCTCGGCAAAGGCCACGGCAGTGAACAACCGCTCGATGAAATAGCTGCGCCCGCTACCGCTCTGGCGTGCCAGGTGCGCACGGTCCAGGCCCATGCTCTGGGCCATGCTGCCGATCAGCCGGTCGATGGGGCTGCCTTCCTGGGTGCCGCTGGTGAAGTACACACCGCGCAGCAACGCCCGTGCCTCGAAGGCGTTGGGCTTGAAGATGCCGTCGAGGAAGGTTTTAAGGTTGCCACGCAGGGCGGCGAACTGTTGCACGAAGCCGTAGACAAGGTCGCGCCGGGCCGGGTCGCGCTCCTGTTGCAGGCGCTCGACCAGGCGCTCGCCGAGCCGCCGTTCGAGCAATGCGAACTCGTTGTCGAACTGCGCCAACGGGCCGTCAGCGCCCTGCTCGAGAGTATCCAGCGGGAAGGTCATGCCCCACACCTGGGCGCGTTCGTCCTTGCCCAGGTTGTCGAAGAACTCCATGAAGCCCGGCACCAGGTCGAGCTTGGTCAGCATCAGGTACACCGGGAAGCGCACGCCCAGCTGGCTGTACAGCTCCTGGATGCGCGCGCGGATCGCCGCGGCGTGGGCGGCGCGCTCGGCGTCGCTGCCCAGCAGCAGGTCGGACAGGCTGATGGCGATGAATGCACCGTCGATGGGGCGGCGCGAGCGCTGGGTCTTGAGCAGGTCGAGAAAGCCCAGCCAGGCCGCCTTGTCGACCTGGGCGTGGCTGTCCTGGGTGGTGTAGCGGCCGGCAGTGTCGAGCAGCACCGCCTGGTCGGTGAACCACCAGTCGCAGTTGCGCGTGCCGCCCACACCGCGGATGGCGCCCTCGCCCAGTTGCGCGGCCAGCGGGAAGTGCAGGCCGGAGTTGACCAGCGCGGTGGTCTTGCCAGAGCCGGGCGGGCCGATGATCACGTACCACGGCAGCTCGTAAAGGTTGCGACGCTCGTCACCGCCCAGGCGGGCCTTCTTCAACAGGGCCAGGGCCTCGTCCATACGCTGGCGCAGCGCCGCCAGCTCTTCGGTGGTGGCCACGCTGGCAGGGTCCGGGGCAGTTTCTGCGGCCAGGCTCTGCATGACCTTGGCCGCCTGCCGGCGCGCCTGCACGATGCGCCAGGCGCGGTAGCCGCCCCACAGGGCGAACAGCAGGACGATCAGCAGCCAGCGTGGCGTGGGCGACGCCAGCATTTCCAGCAACGGCCCGACGAACCAGATGATCAGGCTCAGGGCGATCAGGCCCAGCAGCGGGATCACCCAGCGAATGACAAAACTGAAAAACGCCTTCACTCGACGCCCTCCGCCAGAACGGTGATTTCAACCCGGCGATTCTTCGCCCGGCCCTGCGCGGTGTCGTTCGACGCCAGGGGCTCGGTGTCGCTCAGCCCTTGGGCGCTGAAGCGCTCGGGTTGCCCGGTGCGCGCGGCGAGGATGCCCTTGACCTCTTCGGCGCGCGCTTGCGACAACGCCCAGTTGGACGGGAAGCGCAACGTCGCGATGCGCTGGTTGTCGCTGTGCCCGGTGACCCGGACATTGCCCTTGACCTTGGCCACTGCCTCGGCGATGCGCAGCATCAGCGGCTGGAAATCGCCCTTGATGCTGGCGCTGGCGCTGGCGAACAGCTCGTCACCGCGAATGGTCACCACCGAGCGGTCGACCGCGTCTTCGACGGAAACCCGGCCGGCCTTGATGTCATCGGCGAGGAACCCGGCCAGGCGCGGGCGCTCCACGGGCTTGGGCTGCAGCACCGGGCGGTCCATGGCTTGTACCGGGATTTCGCCCAGCGCGTGGATACCCCGGAACACCGGCTCGGCATCGGCGGCCAGCTTCAGGCGCAGGCCGAACAACAGCAGCAACAGCAATGCCGCGGCCACCGCCAGGCCCACCCATGGCGGCACGAACTGGGCCAGGCGGTCACGGCTGACAGCCACCCCACGCCAGTGTGGCGAGAGTTCGCGCTCACGCTCGCCACGGGCACTGCGAATTGCCGCAGCGGTGCGCTCGCGCAGCGCTTCGAGCTGGGCGCGGCCATCGTTCATGACCCGGTAGCGGCCCTCGAAGCCGAGGCTGGTGCACAGGTACAACAGCTCCAGCAGGTTGAGGCGTTCGCGCGGGCTCTGCAGGCAATGCTCCATCAGCTGGAACACCTTCTCACCGCCCCAGGCCTCGTTGTGCACCGTGATCAGCAAGCTCTGCCGGCTCCAGTCGCTGGCACTGCCCCACGGCGTGCTGAGCACTGCCTCGTCCAGCGCGGTGCACAGCGCATAGCGCGCCAGCAGCACCTCGTTGCGCACCACCCCGGCGGCTTCGGCACGGGTCTCGAACTGGCGCAGATAGGCCAGCAACTGCGCCCGCAGGCTGGCCGGCGCCGAATGAGCGATGGTGTTGCGCAGGCGGGTAAGCAAGGCCAGCAACGGCCCGGCCGCCTGCTCGAGCGGGTTGACACCCACGCCCTGGCCAGGCGCCAGGGGCTCGGCCGGTACCTGCAACGGCGGCGGCTGCGGCGCTGGCGCGGCGGGTTGCGGGGCAGCACGGCCACCGGGGCGCGGCATGAACTGGGTACGGTCGTTGGCCTGCGGATCTTCCGGGTGCATCGCGGGTTATCCTCGAATGGCCCAGAAGGCCAGGCTCAGGCCGGGGAACTCGCCGGCAACGTAGAAGGCAAAGCCACCGGAGTGTTGCAACTGCTTCCAGTGCTCGCTGCCCCGGTCGAGCTCGAAGTAGGTGGAGCCGGCATGGAACGGGATCTGCCTGGGCGCCACCGGCAACGGCAGCAGGCCGATGCCCGGCAGTTGCAGGTTGACCAGGTCGCGGATGTGTTCCACCGAACCGATCTTACTCTGTTGGCCAAAGCGGCTACGCAGCGTCTCGCTGGGCACATCGGCACGCACCACCAGGACGAAACTGGCGCTGTCGAGCAGGCTGCGGTCGGCAAGCATGCCAACATGGATGCCGTAGGCCTTCTCGACGATGGGAATGGCCACCGCCTTGCTGTCGATCAGCGTCGACAAGGCCTCGCGCAAGGCGGCCATCACTGGCGCGAAGGTCGCCGCCAGGTCGTCGTGCTGATAGACCGGGAAGCTGTGCGGGCGGCGGCCATCGCGGGTGAAGGTGGCGAACTCGCCAGCCAGGGCCACCAGCTCGCTGTACAGCCGCTCGGGGTGCAGCGGGCTCAGCTGGTTGAGGTGTTCGACCAGCGGCTGGGCACGGTTGACCAGTTGCAGCAGCATGAAGTCGGCAATCTCCGACGCCCCGCCATTGGCCGAGGCGACCACCCTGCCCGCCAGCGCTTCGCCACGTTGGTGCAGCAGGCCCAGCAGCTCGCCGCAAAAGCCGGACAGTTGCTGGCTGGCCGCCACGTCGAGTACTGGCGGGATGTAGCTGTCATCCACCACCAGCGCGCGGTCGGCGCGCTTTTCGCGGATGCGCAGCATGCCGAGGGCGGCGTAGTCGCTCAGGCCGTCCTCGCTGCGCAGCAGGCGCAGGGCGCGGCTGCCGAGGGCCAGCGGGGCACGGTTTTCGAACGGCGCGTTGTCGTCGCGCACCTCGCTGACACGGCTGACATAGCGGGCGCCAGCGACGGCTTCGCCCTCGTCGACGGTGTCGCGGGCCCCCGCCCGCTTGAGTGGCAGCCCCAGGTGGACAACGCCATCGCGCAGATCGTCGGGCACTTCCAGCGGCGCAGGTGGCAGGTCGTCGCGGGGGATGTCGAACGGCGTGCCGTCGGGCAGCAAGCCGCGGGCGCTGAGAATCGCCACCTTGCCCTGGGCAAGCAGGCCCTGGTCGAGCAGCAGCTCGGAGAAACCCCACGCGGCCACGCTCAGCGGCCGGTTGCGGGCGTCGACCAGGTGTTCGAGGTAGCGATCATGCTGTTGGAAATGCTGGGTCGTGATGAACATGCCTTCCGACCACACCACGCGATTGTTCCAGGACATGGGGACTCCGATTGCCTAGCGGGCAGGTTCAGGTTGTGGGGTGGCCACGGCGCTGCGCACGGCACGCACATCGAGGCTGATCTGATAGTCCCGCGGCGGCACCGGCAGCACGCTGCGCCACTGGGCCTGGTCGATCTCGCGGTAACCGACCACCAGGCCGATGTGGCGAGTGGCAAGGTCGAGCGGACGTTCCAGGCGCAACTGGCCGCCGGGCTGCAACAGCACTTCGTCCTGGTCGATCAGGTCGGCGCCGAGGGTGGCCTGGGCGCGCTCGGCCAGGGCGAAGTAGTCGGCGCGGGCAAATGCGGCGCTGTTCTTCAGCTCGTACAGGCGCACCCGTACCGGCGCAGGCGTGCCGCCAGGGCCTGGGTTCAGCCCCTCGGCGGCACTGAAATACAGGGTCACGGCTGCGCTGTCCGGTGCACTGTCGGCAGCGGGGGCAACCGGCGTGTCCTTGCTGCAGGCAGCCAGCAGCACCAGGCTCAGGGCTGCGACCAGTCGTATTGCTTTCATCCTTGTCCTCTTGACGTACCGTGGTCTTCCTGGGTGCGCTCAACTACGTTGCAAACGGCTGCTGTGGGCCTCGTAGGCGCGGCTGAATTCGCGGCCGAACAGTTCCTGGAAATCGTCTTCGGCTTCACGGGAGATCTGCCCGTAAAGCTCGGTGAACTGCTGCCAGCAGTGGGCCTGGCGCGAGCCACCGAACAACTTGGCCAGCCCCGCCGCAGGTGCCAGGCGCTGCTCCAGGCGCGCCGGCTGGAAACACGCGAGCAGGTGCTTGATTGCGGCCTGCACGCCCGCCATCACCGCCAGCTGGTGGGCGCGCACATCATCGAAGCTTTCGCGCACGGCCTGGTCCGGCGCCATGAACGCCTGGTTACCGTGACGCAGCAACAGCAGCAACGCCTCGTCGGCATTGGGGGCGAACTTCAGCGGGTTGTTCTGCACCGGGGCGATGGTGGTCTGCTGCATGCGGAACTCGCCCTTCAGGCTGCTGCGTGCACGCAACACGTCGATCAGGCCCTCCACCATCAGGCGGTAGCTTTGGCCGATGGCCTCCATTTGCGCGGCGGCGTCGGCGGCGTCGATGCGCAGGTGCTCGATACCGGCGCCGCGCAGGAACGCCTGCAGCAACGCATCGCTGCTTGCAGCTGGCGCAGGTGCGGCGACTGGTTCGCTTGCAGCAGGCTGTGCAGGCACTGCAGGAACGGCTGGCGCAGGCGGCGCAGTCGGGGTCGGAGCCGGAGCCGGTGCCGGTACCGAGCCGAACAGGTTCCAGTCTTCCGGGATCATCCCCGGCGCAGCCGGTTCGGCGGCCG
Encoded here:
- the tssM gene encoding type VI secretion system membrane subunit TssM, whose translation is MKAFFSFVIRWVIPLLGLIALSLIIWFVGPLLEMLASPTPRWLLIVLLFALWGGYRAWRIVQARRQAAKVMQSLAAETAPDPASVATTEELAALRQRMDEALALLKKARLGGDERRNLYELPWYVIIGPPGSGKTTALVNSGLHFPLAAQLGEGAIRGVGGTRNCDWWFTDQAVLLDTAGRYTTQDSHAQVDKAAWLGFLDLLKTQRSRRPIDGAFIAISLSDLLLGSDAERAAHAAAIRARIQELYSQLGVRFPVYLMLTKLDLVPGFMEFFDNLGKDERAQVWGMTFPLDTLEQGADGPLAQFDNEFALLERRLGERLVERLQQERDPARRDLVYGFVQQFAALRGNLKTFLDGIFKPNAFEARALLRGVYFTSGTQEGSPIDRLIGSMAQSMGLDRAHLARQSGSGRSYFIERLFTAVAFAERGLVGSNPKVERRRRWIARGALAVSVALVLLVGTLWALSYRANQQYIAEVDSRLQPLGKSVQGLSPAQRNVVDVLPLLNAVRHLADDPPNWAEGLGLYQGDMLESESQSLYRKLLIAIFAPRLVTRIEEQLYAGGPSDYLYEGLKAYLMLADAEHYDPDFIKAWITLDWERQLPRDLAPDLRQALGQHLAALFEKRPPNARLDQRLIDDTRRQLQQLPVAQRVYDRVKRQKLPRGVEDFRVSDAAGRDAALVFRFKSGKPLSEPLPGLFTVQGYRQAFLAASLAQSTTLAEERWVLGRAPSEAGDAKRLADDVQQLYYQDYIRHWDALLDDLDVVPVTSVGQAADVLRVLSGPTSPMKQLLQAVARETNLAQPTTLDKVQDKAEQAGVDQLRQRLGGLLGDAPLPVDSPAARTQDPVTAHFAELATLVGSGEGQPAAIDGLLTDLNALYVQVSAMVGASGDALLGEAKNQAQAAAQRVALGAARQPRVVQNLVSSVLGSTHGIVMGGVRNQLNAAWASEVLNVYRQSLSGRYPLVAGSSRDATLEDFGQFFGVGGVMDNYFRKYLQPYVNTSSTPWSWQPGAAQKLGISGNVLYTFQRAATIRDAFFRSGNGLQPSVRFELKPVAMDASITQFLLDLDGQQVSYDHGPSRPVALQWPNPNSIGVVRLSIAPPSASGRSGLTVEGPWAWFRLLDQADLVAGSSPERFNLRLRVDGASVSYELRASSAFNPFRSRVVSGFSLPEHL
- the tssK gene encoding type VI secretion system baseplate subunit TssK, coding for MSWNNRVVWSEGMFITTQHFQQHDRYLEHLVDARNRPLSVAAWGFSELLLDQGLLAQGKVAILSARGLLPDGTPFDIPRDDLPPAPLEVPDDLRDGVVHLGLPLKRAGARDTVDEGEAVAGARYVSRVSEVRDDNAPFENRAPLALGSRALRLLRSEDGLSDYAALGMLRIREKRADRALVVDDSYIPPVLDVAASQQLSGFCGELLGLLHQRGEALAGRVVASANGGASEIADFMLLQLVNRAQPLVEHLNQLSPLHPERLYSELVALAGEFATFTRDGRRPHSFPVYQHDDLAATFAPVMAALREALSTLIDSKAVAIPIVEKAYGIHVGMLADRSLLDSASFVLVVRADVPSETLRSRFGQQSKIGSVEHIRDLVNLQLPGIGLLPLPVAPRQIPFHAGSTYFELDRGSEHWKQLQHSGGFAFYVAGEFPGLSLAFWAIRG
- a CDS encoding DotU family type VI secretion system protein, which gives rise to MHPEDPQANDRTQFMPRPGGRAAPQPAAPAPQPPPLQVPAEPLAPGQGVGVNPLEQAAGPLLALLTRLRNTIAHSAPASLRAQLLAYLRQFETRAEAAGVVRNEVLLARYALCTALDEAVLSTPWGSASDWSRQSLLITVHNEAWGGEKVFQLMEHCLQSPRERLNLLELLYLCTSLGFEGRYRVMNDGRAQLEALRERTAAAIRSARGERERELSPHWRGVAVSRDRLAQFVPPWVGLAVAAALLLLLLFGLRLKLAADAEPVFRGIHALGEIPVQAMDRPVLQPKPVERPRLAGFLADDIKAGRVSVEDAVDRSVVTIRGDELFASASASIKGDFQPLMLRIAEAVAKVKGNVRVTGHSDNQRIATLRFPSNWALSQARAEEVKGILAARTGQPERFSAQGLSDTEPLASNDTAQGRAKNRRVEITVLAEGVE
- a CDS encoding serine/threonine-protein kinase, coding for MQIPGFDIDSEIGQGAMASVYLATQRSLQRKVALKVMAASLAADPTFCERFLREGRTLARLAHPHIATIHDIGNVGELYYMAMEYLPSGTLKERIAAGLAPEQGLLYVRQIAQALGYAHGQGLVHRDVKPANILFRADGTAVLSDFGIAKSLDDRTQFTQAGFAVGTPSYMSPEQARGMDIDGRADLYALGVVLYEILVGELPYRGTDALSTALAHLTEPLPELPIEHGRYQDILRGLLAKDPDQRFADADALLAALDRLPADDQDSTVIRPLPVAMPGKADLGGLTPVSIDIPQATAEPVASPTPAKEPSRPRPVAPPKPASAMPAKAMLAVAIAAALGLGATLFWLRSGSDQPDVQPPVAQTASEPLTTTAPPPAASEDGRPLLMPGKKTLFQRVLSKPEAQLRARPGDSAGEPLPAFSVLYVYQRKDIDGQPWLEVGASSSGQRDGWLPAAQTSDWKQSLVLKFTERSGRSPVMFMRQADDLQQLLDDTGKARADLLKAQNEPDQVPQVLALEPAASAVPQNQFYLMPIFDYRESFGADGQPVQLLNVASIDPGSSVRSQAATAAGAAVATDNRFRTGIVLVVDTSVSMQPYIDRVRQVVSELQAQLAARGELGNVSFGLVGFRNSVKRTPGLDYLSKTLVSLEEGRDPARFLKAAAQVKATSVSSHSFNEDAFAGVMQAVEGMDWSGYGGRIVLLVSDAGALRKNDPYSSTQMNEAEVRQAALSKQIRIYALHLRTPAGAKNHGAAESQYRVLTADSNPQIGDLYVAVPGGDVGAFGERVREIGSTFAELVHQVREQQPQPLPQLGSGASLAAKSQAIGYAMHMDFLGRNGASQAPQLVSAWAADHDLANPALPSLQVCVMLTKLQLNDLQQSLKLIVDAARKTRSSPGDFFNEIASASAYMSRDPGALRKGANLAQGGVLGEYLEGLPYRSKSLSMTEDLWLSLSVAEQEDFIDELDSKIRLYETFHNDMANWVRFGKAEPGDALYRVPLSTLP
- a CDS encoding PP2C family protein-serine/threonine phosphatase, which translates into the protein MSRVHYSAASYSHVGMVRKINEDACLELTWDGLWAVADGMGGHAAGDYVSSLAVDSLRQLPLIDGLEDFTQALRDTLAQVNSAVREETLRRGVAMMGSTVVILAARGDRAVGLWAGDSRLYRLRDGRIERLSHDHSYVQELQDSGLLNEAEARVHPRGNIVTRAIGVEDQLELQAVDVQVLPGDTYLLCSDGLNKTAEDHEIADVLGHADPYQVVRSLVHLGLTRGAPDNITAVVVKAK
- the tagF gene encoding type VI secretion system-associated protein TagF, which codes for MNDVGFYGKLACRGDFVSRGLPQTFIQPWDQWLAAGIQASQQALGEAWLQAYLVSPLWRFALAPGVCGPDAVVGVLMPSIDRVGRYFPLSVAQVLEPGVAIASIVGGADEWFEGVEAALLGTLEADAAFEHFEAALQPFDQPRPLLQGPRVAVGGLQRLDGSTPQGRALALAECACEGMSLWWGLGSERIAPGLLRSQGLPRSEQFAAFLLGSEARPA